ATGAAAGATGACAAGGACCTGATATCCATGGAAGGAATGACGTTCTCCAATCTTATCGTGGCCGATTTCATGGACCGGCTCAAGGGGTCCGGGTATTTTTCAAATGTAGAATTGACCCAAACCACCAAAGCCACCAGCGAGGGGCGTGATCTGGTGAAATTCTCCATCACTTCAAAATATACCGAGAACCCGAACAAACCTGTCAGCCCTGCGGAAACGACGGGCCAAACAGCCGGAAAGGGGTCAAAATGAGCATAGATATCAAAGATCCCAAGATCCAAGTAACCATCGGCTTGATATTATTCGGCCTGATCATCGCCGGATTGTTCTTCAAATTCAGCTATCAGCCGTCTCAAAAAAGAATTCAGGAGCTTTCTGTCCAGGAGGCCAAGCAGCGTCAGGAGCTTGAGCAGGTCCGGGCCGCCGTGGCCAGACTCCCCGAATTGGAGGAGCAGTATAAAGCCCTGGAGAAAAAATGGGGCCAGGCCCAGGAACTGCTGCCCACCGATAGTGAAATTCCCAGCCTGCTTAAAAAGATCACCAATGCCGGGATCGAATCAGGGGTAAGGTTCCTGGTGTTCAAGCCGGGCAAGCTGGCCTCTGCCACTCAGCTTTCCGCGGCCATACCGGTCGCCATGTCGGTAATCGGCAATTTTGACCAGATAACCACATTTATGGCCAAACTGGGAAATTTATCAAGAATTGTAATTTCGTCACAAATAAAAATCAACCCTAATAATGATCCGATACGTACCATTAAGGCCGATTTCACGGCCAATGCCTATGTATTTAAATCAGGAGGAGATCAAGCCAGTGCAAAAGCTAAAACTTCTCGTAAGCCTCGGTAGCCTTTTAATTATCGTTTTGGCCATGGCGTCTGTCGGCTATGCTGCAGACCCTCCAGCGGTTTCCGGGACGATAGACCTGAAGGCGGCCGGTGAGGATACTCTTTTTAGGGCCCAGAACTATGCCTACGAACCAGCCGGGCGGAGGGATCCTTTTAAATCTCTGGTCCAGAAAAAGGGCGAGGGCTCGGGGGTTACGGATGTCAGCTCCCTGGATGTAAGCAATATGACCCTTACCGGCATCATCTGGGGTCCTTCGGGAAGGCTGGCCCTGATTAACGACACGCAAGGCGTAGGTTATATAATTAAGCCAGGGGATCAGGTGATCGGCGGAAAGGTTTTTGCCATCACCGACTCTTCGGTGGTCTTCGAACAGGGCGACCCCGGAAGCACC
This genomic stretch from Candidatus Edwardsbacteria bacterium harbors:
- a CDS encoding type 4a pilus biogenesis protein PilO; translated protein: MSIDIKDPKIQVTIGLILFGLIIAGLFFKFSYQPSQKRIQELSVQEAKQRQELEQVRAAVARLPELEEQYKALEKKWGQAQELLPTDSEIPSLLKKITNAGIESGVRFLVFKPGKLASATQLSAAIPVAMSVIGNFDQITTFMAKLGNLSRIVISSQIKINPNNDPIRTIKADFTANAYVFKSGGDQASAKAKTSRKPR
- a CDS encoding PilN domain-containing protein, yielding MKDDKDLISMEGMTFSNLIVADFMDRLKGSGYFSNVELTQTTKATSEGRDLVKFSITSKYTENPNKPVSPAETTGQTAGKGSK
- a CDS encoding pilus assembly protein PilP, whose translation is MASVGYAADPPAVSGTIDLKAAGEDTLFRAQNYAYEPAGRRDPFKSLVQKKGEGSGVTDVSSLDVSNMTLTGIIWGPSGRLALINDTQGVGYIIKPGDQVIGGKVFAITDSSVVFEQGDPGSTVKFVVPLTESKSKGSKRK